In Silene latifolia isolate original U9 population chromosome 3, ASM4854445v1, whole genome shotgun sequence, a single window of DNA contains:
- the LOC141647635 gene encoding sulfite exporter TauE/SafE family protein 4-like, protein MATTKSMVLYILSSSSIALLSVVFITNYQLKLQQSSLNSSLSNNQKVWPKLELGWRMAVATIIGFLGSAFGTVGGVGGGGIFVPMLTLIVGFDTKSAAAISKCMIMAASAASVWYNLRVQHPSKDVPILDYDLALLFQPMLMLGITIGVAFSVVFPYWLITVLIIILFLGTSSRSFSKGVVMWKEETILKNELEKQRDTFVDSRGELLIDADYEPLNPKVEKTAFDIICFNLNWKRLLLLVIVWVVFVLLQVLKNNAAACSMWYWVLNLVQFPVAFGVFGYEAIKLYKEGKKRKICGNTESVCGASIEFTPITISFCALCGLLGGTVGGLLGSGGGFILGPLLLEIGVIPQVASATATFVMLFSSSLSVVEFYFLRRFPIPHALYLMSISLLAGFWGQYFVRKLVAFLKRASIIVFILSAVIFASALTMGVIGIEKSIQMINDHEFMGFLDFCSNQ, encoded by the exons atggcaacaactAAATCCATGGTTTTATATATACTATCTTCTTCTTCTATTGCTCTTCTTTCAGTTGTTTTCATTACAAATTACCAACTAAAACTTCAACAATCTTCACTTAATTCTAGTCTTTCAAACAACCAGAAAGTTTGGCCT AAATTAGAATTAGGATGGAGAATGGCGGTTGCCACGATAATTGGATTCTTAGGATCAGCATTTGGAACagttggtggtgttggtggtggcggcATTTTTGTTCCTATGCTTACTTTGATTGTTGGGTTTGATACCAAATCTGCTGCTGCTATCTCTAAAT GTATGATAATGGCAGCATCAGCAGCATCAGTATGGTATAATCTAAGAGTGCAACATCCATCAAAGGATGTTCCGATTTTAGATTATGATTTAGCACTCTTGTTTCAGCCCATGCTTATGCTTGGTATCACCATTGGAGTTGCTTTTTCAGTTGTCTTCCCTTACTGGCTCATTACTGTTCTCATCATTATTCTCTTCTTAG GCACATCAAGTAGGTCCTTTAGTAAGGGGGTTGTTATGTGGAAAGAAGAAACAATTTTGAAG AACGAGCTGGAAAAGCAACGGGATACTTTTGTTGATTCAAGGGGTGAAC TCCTTATAGATGCAGATTATGAGCCTTTAAATCCTAAAGTAGAGAAAACAGCATTT GATATTATTTGCTTCAACCTAAACTGGAAAAGACTGTTACTCTTGGTAATCGTCTGGGTTGTTTTCGTCCTGCTTCAAGTCCTCAAG AATAATGCTGCAGCCTGTAGTATGTGGTATTGGGTGCTTAATCTTGTTCAG TTTCCGGTGGCTTTTGGAGTTTTTGGGTATGAAGCAATAAAGTTGTACAAAGAAGGCAAGAAGAGAAAGATATGTGGGAACACCGAGTCAGTTTGTGGCGCTTCAATCGAATTTACTCCTATCACCATTTCATTTTGTGCACTTTGTGGTCTTCTAGGGGGCACTGTTGGCGGTCTTTTGGGATCCGGTGGTGGATTTATTCTTGGACCCCTGCTTCTTGAGATTGGTGTAATTCCTCAG GTGGCGAGTGCAACAGCGACTTTTGTTATGTTGTTCTCATCATCCTTGTCTGTGGTCGAATTCTACTTTCTCAGAAGGTTCCCAATTCCTCATG CATTATACCTTATGTCAATCTCACTTCTGGCTGGTTTCTGGGGACAATACTTTGTTCGAAAACTGGTTGCGTTTCTTAAGAGAGCTTCCATCATAGTGTTCATCCTCTCCGCTGTCATCTTTGCTAGTGCTTTAACAATGG GTGTAATTGGGATTGAAAAGAGCATTCAGATGATAAACGATCATGAATTCATGGGTTTTCTAGACTTCTGTTCGAACCAATGA